A single region of the Ziziphus jujuba cultivar Dongzao chromosome 10, ASM3175591v1 genome encodes:
- the LOC107411073 gene encoding osmotin-like protein precursor — MASSVSLAFLLTTFLILCTICHATNPAMILTLVNNCPFTVWPAIQPNSGHDVLERGGFALHTLTHRSFPAPNHYWSGRIWARTGCTYSNNRFSCATGDCGGKIECNGAGGKTPATLVQITLHHGHNDFTSYGVSLVDGFNLPMTVTPHEGKGVCPVVGCRANLLATCPESLQLRSPPVHGPVVACKSACEAFGTDELCCRNHYNSPQTCRASNYSQFFKHACPATFTYAHDSPSLMHECSSPRELKVIFCH, encoded by the coding sequence atggcttCATCTGTCTCACTAGCTTTCCTTCTCACCACCTTTCTGATCCTCTGCACTATCTGCCACGCTACCAACCCTGCAATGATATTGACCCTGGTCAACAACTGTCCTTTCACTGTCTGGCCGGCCATCCAGCCCAACTCCGGCCACGACGTCCTGGAGCGCGGCGGTTTCGCTCTCCACACACTCACCCACCGCTCCTTCCCCGCTCCGAACCACTACTGGTCGGGTCGGATCTGGGCCAGAACGGGCTGCACGTACTCCAACAACCGCTTCTCCTGCGCCACCGGCGACTGCGGCGGCAAAATCGAATGCAACGGCGCCGGAGGCAAAACTCCGGCGACGCTGGTCCAGATCACACTGCACCACGGCCACAACGACTTCACCTCCTACGGTGTCAGCCTGGTCGACGGCTTCAACCTGCCGATGACGGTGACGCCGCACGAGGGGAAAGGGGTTTGTCCGGTGGTCGGTTGCCGAGCCAATCTGCTCGCCACGTGTCCCGAGAGTTTGCAGCTGCGGAGCCCTCCGGTTCACGGTCCGGTCGTGGCTTGCAAGAGCGCTTGCGAAGCTTTCGGCACGGACGAGTTATGTTGCAGGAACCACTACAATAGTCCGCAGACTTGTAGAGCCTCCAACTACTCACAGTTCTTCAAGCATGCTTGTCCCGCTACTTTTACTTACGCCCACGATAGCCCGTCGCTCATGCACGAGTGCTCTTCGCCACGTGAGCTGAAGGTCATCTTTTGCCACT
- the LOC107408865 gene encoding uncharacterized protein LOC107408865, translated as MEDSLPSTGFSTKTETDSVITKNKLSKRCSIAPLAKSASRHPFRHIASLSHGRIGRDAVGHVALFVLKVAALETVRRISRAKCPFAWQSVQALQVLCYPPFKWIQRFTPFRSLIKGIQTFSRPLLVLSIATAFSDQPEAENRLSGGATDSNACSEVQSEESSVQTASDTGVSNESPPILASETWLIQLHKELEKQGISLPERIDEDELCRFYAAANSDFTSFLSSIKKTIRWRETYRILSLQELEMWSNMVFWHGCDMKERPCLVVRLGLACSSLLPPDRPRFAQAVISHVEHGVSHLVNPENPQITVLVDCEGLSPLKVPMQIIRTCSSLLQDHFPNRLGYLFVIRLPPVLRVIAQTLIQVLKPVTRKKLKIEGQMYQKVLSEYLQAIPLYLGGKCTCRQCSDSSLYHMQQFPASGIAEKDSPARFGEGENSLLLNPGYESGADLNDNCDQVLRTAIISILMLWVFIAFIAGMYDPENRPSFRL; from the exons ATGGAAGACTCGTTGCCTAGTACTGGGTTTAGCACTAAGACTGAAACGGATAGTGTGATCACTAAGAACAAGTTATCTAAAAGATGTTCGATTGCTCCTTTAGCTAAATCTGCCTCACGGCACCCTTTTAGACACATAGCTTCCCTAAGCCATGgtagaattggaagagatgcagTTGGCCATGTAGCATTATTTGTACTTAAAGTTGCTGCTCTTGAAACGGTTCGCAGGATCTCAAGAGCTAAGTGTCCATTTGCATGGCAGAGTGTTCAGGCTTTGCAAGTTCTATGCTATCCACCGTTCAAGTGGATTCAAAGATTTACTCCCTTTAGGAGTTTGATCAAAGGCATACAG ACATTTTCGAGGCCATTACTAGTTCTTTCAATTGCAACGGCTTTTTCTGATCAACCAGAGGCTGAAAATAGATTGTCTGGTGGTGCCACTGATTCTAATGCATGTTCAGAAGTACAATCAGAGGAATCCTCTGTACAAACTGCTTCAGACACAGG GGTTTCTAATGAATCTCCACCAATTCTAGCATCTGAAACTTGGTTGATACAActtcataaagagttggaaaagCAAGGGATTAGTTTGCCAGAAAG AATTGATGAGGATGAACTCTGTAGATTCTATGCTGCTGCAAACAGTGACTTTACCTCCTTCTTATCTTCCATTAAGAAGACAATTCGTTGGAGGGAGACTTACAGAATTCTCTCGCTACAGGAGCTTGAGATGTGGTCAAACATGGTCTTCTGGCATGGATGTGACATGAAAGAACGACCTTGTCTTGTAGTTCGGCTTGGGCTAGCTTGTAGCAGCTTGCTACCTCCTGATAGGCCTCGTTTCGCTCAAGCAGTTA TATCTCATGTGGAGCACGGTGTCTCGCATTTAGTCAATCCAGAGAATCCTCAAATTACAGTATTAGTGGACTGTGAAGGTTTATCTCCACTGAAAGTTCCCATGCAAATTATAAGAACCTGTTCTTCTCTTCTGCAAGATCACTTTCCAAACCGTCTTGGTTATCTGTTTGTTATTAGGCTTCCTCCGGTTCTTCGTGTTATTGCTCAGACCCTTATCCAG GTACTAAAGCCTGTGACTCggaaaaagttgaaaattgaAGGGCAGATGTACCAGAAGGTTCTCTCTGAGTACCTTCAAGCAATCCCATTATATCTTGGTGGCAAATGCACATGCAGACAATGCTCAGACAGTAGCCTCTATCATATGCAGCAGTTTCCTGCAAGTGGAATCGCCGAGAAAGATTCCCCTGCAAGATTTGGCGAGGGTGAAAATTCTCTCCTGCTTAATCCAGGTTATGAGTCTGGGGCTGACCTGAATGATAACTGTGACCAGGTGTTGAGAACTGCCATAATAAGCATCCTTATGTTATGGGTTTTCATAGCTTTTATTGCTGGAATGTACGACCCTGAAAACCGCCCATCTTTTCGTTTATAA
- the LOC125420854 gene encoding ubiquitin-conjugating enzyme E2 7, translating into MASQASLLLQKQLKDLCKNPVDGFSAGLVDETNIFEWSVTIIGPPDTLYEGGFFNAIMSFPSNYPNSPPSVKFTSEIWHPNVYPDGRVCISILHPPGEDPNGYELASERWTPVHTVESIVLSIISMLSSPNDESPANVEAAKEWRDRRDEFKKKVSRCVRKSQEML; encoded by the exons ATGGCCTCGCAAGCAAGCCTTCTCCTTCAGAAACAGCTCAAAG ATCTTTGCAAAAACCCAGTCGATGGATTCTCTGCCGGTCTGGTTGACGAAACCAATATATTCGAATGGAGCGTCACGATTATTGGGCCTCCCGATACGCTTTA TGAGGGAGGATTTTTCAATGCCATTATGAGTTTCCCTTCCAATTACCCAAATAGCCCTCCGTCTGTGAAGTTTACTTCGGAGATATGGCATCCAAATG TTTATCCCGATGGACGTGTTTGCATATCAATTCTTCATCCTCCTGGTGAGGATCCAAATGGTTATGAGCTTGCAAGTGAGCGCTGGACACCTGTCCATACG GTTGAAAGCATCGTGCTAAGTATAATATCAATGCTTTCCAGTCCAAATGATGAATCTCCTGCTAATGTTGAAGCTGCA AAGGAATGGAGAGACAGGAGAGATGAATTCAAGAAAAAAGTGAGCCGTTGTGTAAGAAAGTCGCAAGAAATGTTGTGA
- the LOC107409182 gene encoding uncharacterized protein LOC107409182: MASSNLNPSLAYTVVYVKDVAKSVAFYAKAFGYTVRCLDKSHRWGELESGQTTIAFTPRRQHETDDLTGSVQTPGGSDSVRPPMEVCFTYSDVDAAYKRAIENGAVAVNEPEEKEWGQKVGYVRDIDGIVVRLGSYVNPPKKA; encoded by the exons ATGGCGTCGTCGAATCTTAACCCATCACTTGCTTACACAGTGGTGTACGTGAAGGACGTCGCTAAATCCGTGGCTTTCTATGCTAAAGCTTTTGGTTACACTGTTCGTTGCTTAGACAAATCGCATAG ATGGGGAGAGCTTGAGAGCGGGCAGACCACCATAGCATTCACGCCGAGACGGCAGCATGAGACGGATGATCTGACCGGTTCGGTTCAAACACCAGGTGGGTCCGACAGCGTCAGACCGCCTATGGAGGTTTGTTTCACCTACTCCGACGTTGACGCTGCCTACAAG AGAGCAATAGAGAATGGTGCAGTGGCGGTGAATGAGccagaagaaaaagaatggGGACAGAAAGTCGGATACGTTCGAGATATTGATGGAATCGTGGTCAGGCTGGGGAGTTATGTCAACCCACCAAAGAAAGCATGA
- the LOC107411071 gene encoding uncharacterized protein LOC107411071 — protein sequence MTLKKNVGFFYFFFLLTYNGYLCHFVNEAYDQICEVCIFLINNFSLPADKAFTVYIPSLESPFLFSNVVAVSHPSAILCNNPDHPHPKPRGQFQLNTNVIPLLAKIEVSVEDLATLQSLDVVSSKKIERLAMKVGENMFNFIQSFCGVDWSKLVVLLDILDRWFKKFQEGAKCDPKYF from the exons ATGACGTTGAAAAAG AATGTgggatttttttactttttttttcttttaacctaCAATGGATATCTCTGCCATTTCGTCAATGAAGCCTATGATCAAATCTGCGAGGTCTGCATTTTCCTCATCAACAACTTCTCTCTCCCAGCAGACAAAGCTTTTACTGTCTATATCCCGTCACTAGAATCCCCTTTCCTCTTCTCTAATGTCGTCGCCGTTTCCCATCCCTCTGCCATCCTCTGTAACaatccagaccacccgcat CCAAAGCCCCGCGGTCAGTTCCAACTCAACACCAACGTCATCCCGCTCTTAGCAAAGATTGAGGTCTCCGTGGAGGATTTGGCCACCCTACAGTCCCTGGATGTGGTCTCCTCGAAAAAGATCGAGAGGTTGGCAATGAAGGTGGGAGAGAACATGTTCAATTTCATACAGTCATTTTGTGGGGTTGATTGGAGCAAATTGGTGGTTCTCTTGGATATTTTGGATAGATGGTTCAAGAAGTTTCAGGAGGGAGCCAAATGCGACCCTAAatacttttaa